The following coding sequences are from one Nicotiana tomentosiformis chromosome 3, ASM39032v3, whole genome shotgun sequence window:
- the LOC104090869 gene encoding protein RADIALIS-like 1: MASSSMSCHGYWTAEQNKAFEKALAVYDKDTPDRWSNVARAVGGKTAEEVKRHYEILVQDVMSIENGRVPFPNYRTTTGGLTNTADK; encoded by the coding sequence ATGGCATCAAGCTCAATGTCCTGCCATGGCTATTGGACAGCAGAGCAGAACAAGGCCTTTGAGAAGGCTCTGGCGGTGTACGACAAGGACACTCCCGACCGGTGGTCCAacgttgccagagctgttggagggAAAACAGCTGAAGAAGTGAAACGACATTATGAAATCCTTGTGCAGGATGTCATGTCTATTGAGAATGGTAGAGTGCCCTTTCCCAACTACAGGACTACTACTGGAGGTCTAACTAACACTGCTGATAAGTAA